In a genomic window of Quercus lobata isolate SW786 chromosome 4, ValleyOak3.0 Primary Assembly, whole genome shotgun sequence:
- the LOC115984945 gene encoding la-related protein 1C-like, translated as SDSPPPKMASPSLPPPPPDAGEGSDGGNDGNAARPKKLAWNKPSNDGVVEVSPVMGAICWPALSEPTKASPKSSADSTSKTLSDSPLSTSQGTVVPHSPKKQVTTTTTTTTTNNAAGNSNSSANHPLPTRQRSMKRGGGNNRSGPSQSGFTHPHLPPPPNTTAYVRPPPMRPFVDPMGYTEFCYIPQLPVEPYSHRPIIPHPPPLYIPVPEPLPVLLLKQIDYYFSDANLVKDVYLRSNMDDQGWVPIALIASFPRVRSMTTNVQLILDSLSSSTIVEVQDDKVRRRNEWNKWKRASSRIPSDSGSVSPNKSSYDTLATSLQKITVEEVDTNQSSVTGKADPNSEAVAGSWITEFIGQSQLPSGEDTQNTDSSGN; from the coding sequence TCCGATTCCCCTCCTCCGAAGATGGCTTCACCgtcactaccaccaccaccaccggaTGCCGGCGAGGGCTCCGATGGTGGTAATGACGGCAATGCGGCTCGCCCAAAGAAGCTCGCTTGGAACAAACCCTCAAACGACGGCGTCGTTGAGGTCAGTCCTGTAATGGGCGCGATTTGTTGGCCCGCTCTGTCTGAGCCCACTAAGGCTTCGCCTAAATCGTCGGCCGATTCGACTTCGAAGACTCTCTCCGATTCACCACTCTCCACTTCTCAGGGAACTGTTGTTCCACATTCGCCGAAGAAACAAGTTACTACTACTacaactactactactactaataATGCTGCTGGGAATTCTAATTCTAGTGCAAACCATCCATTGCCAACTCGGCAAAGATCTATGAAGCGAGGTGGTGGCAACAACAGGAGTGGGCCTTCACAGAGCGGCTTTACTCATCCTCATCTTCCGCCACCACCTAACACAACTGCATATGTTAGACCTCCCCCAATGAGACCCTTTGTCGACCCCATGGGTTATACTGAGTTTTGCTATATACCTCAACTGCCAGTGGAACCCTACAGCCATAGACCAATAATTCCTCATCCACCGCCATTATATATCCCTGTTCCAGAACCTCTGCCCGTTTTGCTTCTCAAGCAGATAGATTATTATTTCAGTGATGCTAATTTGGTAAAAGATGTCTATTTGAGGTCAAACATGGATGATCAGGGCTGGGTACCAATTGCTTTAATAGCGAGCTTTCCTCGAGTAAGGAGTATGACAACTAACGTCCAGTTAATATTGGATTCCTTGAGCTCTTCGACCATTGTGGAAGTACAGGATGACAAGGTGAGGAGGCGCAATGAGTGGAATAAATGGAAACGAGCTTCTTCTCGGATTCCCTCTGACTCAGGCTCAGTGTCTCCTAATAAATCAAGTTATGATACGCTGGCAACTTCTTTGCAGAAGATCACGGTGGAGGAAGTGGATACAAACCAAAGTAGTGTGACAGGTAAAGCAGACCCTAACTCTGAGGCTGTTGCAGGAAGTTGGATAACAGAGTTTATTGGCCAGTCACAACTCCCCAGTGGGGAGGATACTCAAAACACCGACTCAAGCGGGAACTGA